The following coding sequences lie in one Liolophura sinensis isolate JHLJ2023 chromosome 4, CUHK_Ljap_v2, whole genome shotgun sequence genomic window:
- the LOC135464725 gene encoding ras-related protein Rab-5B-like — protein sequence MGSRAKPQQARPGGKPTGSGLNVQQIKVVLLGDQGVGKSSIALRFVRGEFLEHGEATIGAAFLTQTTKLENRVIKFDIWDTAGQERYHSLAPMYYRGAQAAVVVYDVTSENSFKRALSWIKELQQQANAHIFVVLAGNKADMATEERAVPNEDARIFAEENDLFFVETSAKTGMGVPDVFMAVADCLAGHSKRSGSQQQQRSNQNVRLHEAEDGDKKKGGCC from the exons ATGGGCAGCCGGGCTAAGCCTCAGCAAGCCCGCCCCGGGGGGAAGCCTACCGGAAGTGGATTGAACGTGCAGCAGATTAAGGTCGTTTTACTGGGTGACCAAGGTGTTGGGAAGTCAAGTATAGCCCTTCGTTTCGTGCGAGGAGAGTTTCTGGAACACGGGGAAGCTACAATTGGTG CTGCATTTTTGACGCAGACGACAAAACTGGAGAATCGCGTGATCAAGTTTGATATCTGGGACACAGCGGGTCAAGAGAGGTATCACAGCCTCGCTCCCATGTACTACAGAGGTGCACAGGCCGCTGTTGTCGTTTATGACGTCACCAGTGAG AATTCTTTTAAAAGAGCTTTATCCTGGATCAAGGAGCTTCAGCAGCAAGCTAACGCTCACATATTCGTGGTTTTGGCGGGAAATAAAGCTGACATGGCCACTGAGGAGAGGGCGGTACCAAACGAG GACGCCCGAATCTTTGCGGAGGAGAACGATCTGTTTTTTGTAGAAACTTCCGCCAAAACAGGAATGGGGGTACCCGATGTATTTATGGCCGTGG CCGATTGCTTAGCAGGGCACTCGAAACGAAGCGGATCgcagcaacaacaacgttcCAATCAAAATGTCAGACTTCATGAGGCGGAAGATGGTGACAAGAAAAAAGGAGGCTGCTGTTAG